In Flavobacteriales bacterium, one genomic interval encodes:
- the tatA gene encoding twin-arginine translocase TatA/TatE family subunit has protein sequence MIGPWQIVLVVVVLLLLFGGKKIPELMRGLGQGMKEFKDASKDLKDDSKSKDETKS, from the coding sequence GTGATCGGTCCATGGCAGATCGTTCTGGTAGTTGTGGTGCTATTGCTCTTGTTCGGCGGTAAGAAGATCCCCGAACTCATGCGCGGGCTTGGCCAAGGCATGAAGGAGTTCAAGGATGCCAGTAAAGACCTCAAGGACGACAGTAAATCCAAGGACGAGACCAAGTCCTGA
- a CDS encoding peptidoglycan DD-metalloendopeptidase family protein has translation MIAVLDGNMDQRSMMRQLIRFALLLVLLLPTFSSAQSQGDLEKKRTALDKQIRTTTALIDQAKKEQRVTQQQLQLLESQIGTRQQLINTMSGELRRVEQQILDDEQMVASLNEDLGTLKEEYGRMLQFAYRNRSSYDRMSYLFAASSFQQAFKRSRYLNQIGEQRQRQAALISETSAAIEQRVAGLTTQRSDKKKLVNDQLAEKQKLDSDRNGQQTALKSLKKEESKLKETQKKQENKRKELDRAIRKAIEESMKPKAGSTAAKTGKLDLTLTPEAKELNEDFVKNKGKLPWPVEKGVITSRFGKQAHPVIAGIQIDNSGIDITTEIGAPVRALFRGEVSSVIVLPGAGKAVIISHGAYRTVYSNLREASVAKGQNVDTKQTVGTVLNGDNGSVAHIEIWKITANGLEKTDPAPWLYR, from the coding sequence ATGATCGCAGTCCTCGACGGAAATATGGATCAACGTTCAATGATGCGTCAGCTAATTCGGTTCGCCCTACTTCTTGTTCTCTTACTCCCTACCTTCTCTTCAGCCCAATCACAAGGCGACCTTGAGAAGAAGCGCACGGCTTTGGATAAACAGATCCGCACCACCACGGCACTGATAGACCAAGCAAAAAAAGAACAACGGGTTACGCAGCAGCAATTGCAATTACTGGAAAGCCAGATCGGTACACGCCAGCAATTGATCAACACCATGAGCGGTGAGTTACGTCGCGTGGAACAGCAGATCCTGGACGATGAGCAAATGGTAGCTTCCCTGAACGAAGACCTGGGAACATTGAAGGAAGAATATGGACGCATGCTGCAATTCGCTTATCGTAACCGCAGTTCATATGATCGCATGAGCTATTTATTCGCGGCAAGTAGCTTTCAACAAGCATTCAAACGTTCGCGCTACTTGAACCAGATCGGCGAACAACGCCAACGACAAGCTGCGCTGATCTCAGAAACGAGTGCTGCCATTGAACAGCGCGTTGCAGGACTCACGACACAAAGGAGTGACAAGAAAAAACTGGTGAACGATCAGCTCGCGGAAAAGCAGAAACTGGATAGTGACCGTAATGGACAACAGACCGCTTTGAAGAGCCTTAAAAAGGAAGAGAGTAAACTGAAGGAGACCCAAAAGAAACAAGAAAACAAACGGAAGGAACTTGACAGGGCCATCCGCAAGGCGATCGAGGAAAGCATGAAACCGAAGGCGGGTTCAACAGCAGCAAAAACCGGCAAGTTGGATCTCACACTTACCCCGGAGGCAAAAGAACTGAATGAGGATTTCGTGAAGAACAAAGGCAAATTACCATGGCCTGTTGAGAAAGGTGTGATCACCAGCCGATTCGGAAAACAGGCACATCCGGTGATCGCGGGTATCCAAATTGATAATAGCGGTATCGATATTACTACAGAGATCGGCGCACCGGTGCGGGCATTGTTCCGAGGCGAGGTTAGCAGCGTGATCGTGTTACCGGGTGCCGGAAAAGCCGTGATCATAAGCCATGGCGCGTACAGGACCGTATACAGCAACTTGCGCGAGGCAAGCGTAGCTAAAGGTCAGAACGTCGACACCAAACAAACCGTTGGTACCGTCCTGAACGGTGACAATGGGTCCGTAGCACACATTGAGATCTGGAAGATCACCGCCAATGGCTTGGAGAAGACTGATCCAGCGCCGTGGTTGTACCGATAA
- the gatA gene encoding Asp-tRNA(Asn)/Glu-tRNA(Gln) amidotransferase subunit GatA has translation MPVKTSRTTVNPRTRPSPDPVVPSTKTFSEEKEVLSKGGSVLAATEAALASAVSKKDLNAFLELFPTSAIAQAEAVDSKRAAGKAGPLAGMVISIKDNLCYKDHMVSASSKMLQGFTSLYTATAVERLLAADAVIIGRTNCDEFAMGSSNENSAFGNVKNPVNTDMVPGGSSGGAAASVAADIVHVALGSDTGGSIRQPASFTGTIGFKPTYGRVSRYGLIAFASSFDQIGPFAHTVDDVAAVYQVMAGHDPKDSTTSRKPVEPVTLADPGKLRIGYFREGLERDGMDPEVVAHLKAQIDRLKAEGHTVEPVEIPLLDHQVPAYYILATAEASSNLARFDGIHYGHRSTKAKGVEETYRLSRSEGFGPEVQRRILLGTFVLSAGYYDAYYAQAQRVRRIIRDRTIEACSTYDILLGPTCPGTAFAHGAVNDPIAMYLQDIFTVQANLAGVPAISLPTGTHSNGLPYGIQLTATPFAEAKLLAAAKRLF, from the coding sequence ATGCCAGTAAAGACCTCAAGGACGACAGTAAATCCAAGGACGAGACCAAGTCCTGACCCTGTTGTGCCTTCTACAAAGACCTTTTCCGAGGAGAAAGAGGTGTTGTCCAAGGGCGGCAGTGTGCTTGCTGCCACAGAAGCAGCATTGGCTTCTGCTGTATCAAAAAAGGACCTGAACGCTTTCTTGGAACTCTTCCCCACATCGGCTATTGCACAAGCGGAAGCGGTTGATTCCAAACGCGCTGCTGGCAAAGCGGGGCCATTGGCCGGAATGGTCATCAGCATCAAGGACAACCTCTGTTACAAGGACCATATGGTGAGTGCGTCCTCCAAGATGTTGCAAGGATTCACATCGCTTTATACGGCCACTGCCGTTGAACGCCTTCTGGCGGCTGATGCCGTGATCATTGGCCGAACCAATTGCGATGAGTTCGCCATGGGCAGTAGCAATGAGAACAGTGCATTCGGCAACGTTAAGAACCCGGTGAACACTGATATGGTTCCCGGCGGATCAAGCGGCGGCGCAGCAGCATCCGTAGCTGCGGACATTGTACATGTGGCCTTGGGTAGTGATACTGGCGGAAGCATTCGACAGCCTGCATCGTTCACTGGCACGATCGGATTCAAGCCCACGTACGGCCGTGTCAGTCGTTATGGGTTGATCGCCTTTGCCAGTAGCTTCGATCAGATCGGACCCTTTGCACATACAGTTGATGATGTGGCCGCGGTTTATCAGGTTATGGCCGGACACGACCCGAAAGACAGCACAACGAGTCGTAAGCCAGTAGAACCGGTCACTTTGGCCGATCCGGGAAAACTCCGGATCGGATATTTCCGTGAAGGCTTGGAACGCGACGGCATGGATCCCGAGGTCGTGGCCCATTTAAAAGCCCAGATCGATCGATTAAAGGCCGAAGGTCATACCGTTGAACCAGTGGAGATCCCTTTGCTCGATCACCAAGTGCCAGCCTATTATATCCTCGCAACGGCCGAAGCAAGCAGCAACTTGGCTCGTTTCGATGGAATCCACTACGGTCATCGAAGTACGAAAGCCAAAGGCGTAGAAGAAACCTATCGCCTAAGCCGCTCAGAAGGCTTCGGGCCGGAAGTACAGCGACGTATTCTACTTGGCACATTCGTTTTGAGTGCTGGTTATTACGATGCGTATTACGCACAAGCTCAACGTGTGCGCCGTATCATTCGCGATCGCACGATCGAGGCTTGCTCAACCTATGACATTCTGCTAGGCCCTACTTGCCCCGGTACCGCTTTTGCGCATGGCGCTGTGAACGATCCAATTGCCATGTATCTGCAGGACATTTTCACTGTGCAAGCAAACTTGGCCGGCGTGCCTGCCATCAGCTTGCCTACTGGAACACACAGCAACGGTCTACCCTATGGGATCCAGCTTACTGCTACTCCGTTTGCGGAGGCGAAGCTCTTAGCAGCAGCCAAGCGGTTGTTCTGA